The Halomicronema hongdechloris C2206 genome includes a window with the following:
- a CDS encoding methylated-DNA--[protein]-cysteine S-methyltransferase: protein MVTELTDDSTATHSDTYAAMARAIHFMVEHRHEQPDLATIAAQVNLSEYHFQRLFTRWVGLSPKRFLRCLTLEAAKARLANTQSLLHLSQEVGLSGPGRLHDLFVTLQAMTPGEAKGKGQGLQIYYGMHATPVGLALMGITDRGICHLQFADEVTQAVAGLGQAWPQATLIRDDDAVRLCWSQIPWGGDGRLSHPRGAGAALKGHRPPDDHSSLPRPLPLLVRGTNFQVQVWQALLQIPPGGLVTYGTVAALIGRPTACQAVGSAIGRNPIAYLIPCHRVIRESGALGGYRWGLDRKAALLGWEAARAPVVIATAIMLCAVASQSAFLG, encoded by the coding sequence ATGGTCACTGAACTCACGGACGACTCCACAGCCACCCACTCAGATACCTATGCTGCCATGGCCCGGGCTATTCACTTCATGGTCGAGCATCGCCATGAACAGCCTGATCTAGCCACCATTGCTGCCCAGGTCAACTTGAGCGAGTATCACTTTCAGCGGCTCTTCACTCGCTGGGTCGGGCTCAGTCCCAAGCGGTTTCTGCGCTGCCTCACCCTGGAAGCCGCTAAGGCTCGCCTGGCTAACACCCAGAGCCTGTTACACCTGAGCCAGGAGGTGGGGCTGTCGGGGCCAGGCCGACTCCACGATCTGTTTGTGACGCTGCAGGCCATGACCCCGGGTGAGGCCAAGGGTAAGGGCCAGGGGTTACAGATTTACTACGGTATGCATGCCACGCCTGTGGGCTTAGCCTTGATGGGGATCACGGACCGGGGGATTTGCCATCTCCAGTTCGCTGATGAGGTGACCCAGGCCGTGGCTGGTCTGGGCCAGGCTTGGCCCCAGGCAACTCTGATTCGAGACGATGATGCAGTCAGGCTCTGCTGGAGCCAGATTCCCTGGGGAGGCGATGGTCGGCTAAGCCATCCTAGAGGGGCTGGAGCAGCCCTGAAGGGCCATCGCCCCCCCGATGACCATTCGTCTCTCCCCCGTCCCCTGCCGCTGCTGGTACGGGGCACCAACTTCCAAGTGCAGGTGTGGCAAGCCTTGCTGCAGATTCCGCCGGGAGGGCTAGTGACCTATGGCACCGTGGCCGCCCTCATCGGTCGCCCCACCGCTTGCCAGGCCGTGGGCAGTGCCATCGGTCGCAACCCCATTGCCTATTTGATTCCCTGCCATCGGGTGATTCGAGAATCGGGGGCCTTGGGAGGCTACCGCTGGGGCCTAGATCGCAAGGCTGCTCTACTGGGATGGGAAGCCGCTCGCGCCCCTGTCGTTATAGCCACCGCCATCATGCTGTGTGCGGTGGCGAGCCAGTCAGCCTTCCTAGGCTAG
- a CDS encoding NAD-dependent epimerase produces the protein MQVLVTGVAGFIGFFLAQRLLADGVQVYGIDNLNDYYDVRLKRDRIAQLTPYPGFTFEKLDLANREGMQQLFQTQSFDYVLHMAAQAGVRYSLSNPFAYGDSNLSGFLNILEGCRHGQVAHLVYASSSSIYGANRKVPFSVSDAVDHPVSLYAATKKANELMAHAYSHLYQIPTTGLRFFTVYGPWGRPDMAYFKFVDAIAKGHPIEVYNHGQMQRDFTYIDDVVEGVVRVMGTPPPPIAADSLNSRAPYQVYNIGNHQPVELLRFIEVIEAAMGKPAQKIMKPMQPGDVPTTYADVDDLMRAVGFQPNTPIEAGIERFVRWYCEYYQYSPAMTSVS, from the coding sequence ATGCAAGTATTGGTGACTGGGGTAGCGGGGTTTATCGGATTTTTCTTAGCCCAACGGTTACTGGCAGATGGAGTGCAGGTGTATGGCATCGATAATCTCAATGATTACTACGATGTGCGGCTCAAGCGCGATCGCATCGCCCAGCTCACCCCCTATCCCGGCTTTACCTTTGAAAAGCTGGACCTAGCCAACCGCGAAGGCATGCAGCAGTTATTCCAGACCCAGTCCTTCGACTATGTCTTGCACATGGCCGCCCAAGCCGGGGTGCGCTATTCCCTCAGTAATCCCTTTGCCTACGGCGACAGCAATCTCTCAGGGTTTTTGAATATCCTGGAGGGCTGCCGCCACGGGCAGGTGGCGCACCTGGTCTATGCCTCGTCCAGTTCCATCTACGGGGCCAATCGCAAGGTGCCCTTCTCCGTCAGCGATGCCGTAGATCACCCGGTCTCGCTCTATGCCGCTACCAAAAAGGCCAATGAGCTGATGGCCCATGCCTACAGTCATCTCTACCAGATCCCCACCACAGGCCTGCGCTTCTTCACGGTCTATGGCCCTTGGGGTCGGCCCGATATGGCCTATTTCAAGTTTGTGGATGCGATCGCAAAGGGACACCCCATCGAAGTTTATAATCACGGCCAGATGCAGCGGGATTTCACCTATATCGACGACGTCGTCGAAGGCGTGGTGCGAGTCATGGGCACCCCCCCACCCCCCATCGCCGCCGACAGCCTCAACAGCCGAGCCCCTTACCAGGTCTATAACATCGGCAATCATCAACCCGTAGAGCTACTTCGCTTCATTGAGGTGATTGAAGCCGCCATGGGCAAGCCCGCCCAAAAAATCATGAAGCCGATGCAACCGGGAGATGTACCCACCACCTACGCCGATGTGGACGATCTGATGCGAGCCGTCGGCTTTCAGCCCAACACCCCCATCGAAGCCGGCATCGAGCGATTCGTCCGCTGGTACTGCGAGTACTACCAATACTCCCCGGCCATGACCTCCGTCTCCTGA
- a CDS encoding DUF4058 family protein produces MPSPFPGMDPYLEAPNLWPEVHSRLIVGMADTLGPMLLPDYYVAIEQRTYLNTPTDNVLVGIPDVSVVAQRDRTTSPSTGSVATVSPSDHPQTVTIPLAEEVRERYLEIRETSTGRVITAIELLSPTNKRPGEGRDAYLHKRQQVLSSASHLVEIDLLRAGMALPIEDVKTATHYRILVSRSETRPQAQLYGFNLPDPIPAVPIPLKAGGDESALNLKPIVDTLYDRAGYALRIDLDTMPLGTTAEEQTWIRQILAHT; encoded by the coding sequence ATGCCGTCGCCCTTTCCTGGAATGGATCCCTACTTAGAAGCCCCTAACCTGTGGCCAGAAGTTCACAGTCGGCTGATTGTGGGGATGGCCGATACTCTGGGGCCAATGCTGTTGCCTGACTATTATGTGGCGATCGAGCAGCGCACCTATCTCAATACACCAACCGATAATGTGCTGGTCGGCATTCCCGATGTGTCAGTCGTCGCTCAACGCGATCGCACAACGTCCCCGTCAACCGGCAGCGTCGCCACCGTGTCGCCTTCGGATCACCCCCAAACAGTGACCATTCCGTTGGCAGAAGAGGTGCGTGAGCGCTACTTAGAAATTCGAGAAACCAGCACCGGAAGAGTCATTACTGCCATTGAGCTACTGTCGCCGACGAATAAACGTCCAGGCGAAGGGCGCGATGCCTACCTGCACAAACGCCAGCAAGTCCTCAGTAGCGCCAGTCACCTAGTCGAAATTGATCTGTTAAGGGCAGGAATGGCGCTGCCAATCGAGGATGTGAAGACGGCTACCCATTACCGTATTCTGGTCAGCCGCAGTGAAACTCGTCCTCAAGCTCAACTCTATGGGTTTAACCTACCCGATCCCATTCCCGCTGTTCCTATCCCGCTTAAAGCTGGGGGTGATGAATCCGCCCTAAACCTGAAGCCGATTGTAGACACCCTGTACGATCGCGCTGGCTATGCCCTCCGCATTGATCTGGATACAATGCCACTTGGCACGACCGCTGAGGAACAAACCTGGATTCGCCAAATCCTTGCCCATACCTAG